The Alicyclobacillus vulcanalis genome has a window encoding:
- the mfd gene encoding transcription-repair coupling factor, with protein MKGLVERMAADGALSSLADAMGPRRNDVLITGVTGAGRQLVMAALYQLRNRRLPESMIVVTHAASHAQTIWEDLKEYLPDARVYLYPERDNALVDYLASSSDVLADRLHVLEALAQEGPVVVVTTLLAAWQPVTKKHHFLHSLVKLAVGESKPIDDVVAQLVRGGYERVPLVEGRGQFSVRGGILDVFPLGHDLPYRIEWFDTEIDSIRAFDPATQRSLEKRDAISFGPAFDLMLPQPVAEKVAEDIEARLEARLRTVTDASLRDRLEQTISADVRKLREGQPFAGIARYQLLYPDHADTLFDHVPQPAFVCFDETARILERADVLEKEFREWLSGAIMRGEVLSGTVEAVDYEAKFQELNRPKVHFATFAHTRGAQRYQQVLNISARSMQNFHGQMNVLKQELARWEKAQTQVVFAAATKERADHLARVLEDYRIQADQVELFTPGSKVPQIVVANLSSGFELPMHRVAVIVETEVFTAKRKHRQTRAQVSDAERIKSYQELNVGDYVVHVNHGIGRYMGIKTLEVDGRRNDYLYLSYAGGDSLYVPVDQIDQIQRYIGSGEKEPKLHSLGSSEWQKTKNRVKKSVRDIAGDLLKLYAKREATPGHAFSPDTPWQADFENMFPYEETPDQLRAIAEIKRDMEKPRPMDRLLCGDVGYGKTEVAMRAAFKAVMDGKQVAVLVPTTVLAQQHYETFKERFAGFPVKIEMLSRFRTRKETQEVLKGLKEGTIDIVIGTHRLLQNSIQFKDLGLLIVDEEQRFGVTHKEKLKQLRANVDCLTLTATPIPRTLHMSMLGVRDLSIIETPPENRFPVQTYVVEYNEGLVKEALERELARGGQVYFVYNDVQTIHRMAERVQSLVPDARVGVAHGQMAEAELERVMLDFLEGEFDVLVTTTIIETGLDIPNVNTLIVYDADKFGLSQLYQLRGRVGRSNRIAYAYFTYQPAKVLSEVAEKRLAAIKEFTELGSGFKIAMRDLSIRGAGNLLGAEQHGFINSVGFDMYTELLQQAIRELRGEQLEKPAEPTIDVPVEAYIPDTYISDPSQKVAMYKRFRAIQAVSEADDLEEELVDRYGDPPQEVRNLLDVTRLKSLAMQAHADHIATQGADTTLRFPNEPHAPVDYPKLLSMAVKHKAQVTSRPNGMVFVAFRTKGVAGDEIVRRLIAFLSDYLAMVRQAKKQEEVAGV; from the coding sequence GTGAAAGGTCTCGTCGAACGGATGGCTGCGGACGGGGCGCTTTCGTCGTTGGCAGACGCGATGGGGCCGCGCCGAAACGACGTGCTCATCACCGGGGTGACGGGCGCCGGCCGGCAGCTCGTCATGGCGGCCCTGTACCAGCTTCGCAACCGCCGTCTCCCCGAGTCGATGATCGTGGTGACGCACGCGGCCAGTCACGCCCAGACCATCTGGGAAGACCTGAAGGAATATCTGCCGGATGCCCGGGTGTATCTGTATCCCGAGCGGGACAACGCGCTCGTGGATTACCTCGCTTCGTCGTCGGATGTCCTGGCGGATCGGTTGCACGTCCTCGAGGCCCTCGCTCAGGAGGGCCCTGTCGTCGTGGTCACGACCCTGCTCGCCGCCTGGCAGCCCGTGACGAAGAAGCATCACTTTCTACACTCGCTGGTCAAGCTCGCGGTAGGGGAGTCAAAGCCCATCGACGATGTCGTGGCCCAGCTCGTCCGCGGCGGGTACGAGCGCGTGCCCCTGGTGGAGGGCCGCGGCCAGTTCAGCGTGCGCGGCGGCATTCTCGACGTGTTTCCGCTCGGGCACGACCTTCCCTACCGCATCGAGTGGTTCGACACCGAGATCGACTCCATTCGCGCGTTCGATCCCGCCACGCAGCGGTCGCTGGAGAAGCGGGACGCCATCTCGTTCGGGCCCGCGTTCGATCTCATGTTGCCCCAGCCGGTGGCCGAAAAGGTGGCCGAGGACATCGAGGCGCGCCTTGAGGCGCGGCTGAGGACCGTGACCGATGCGTCCCTGCGCGATCGCCTGGAGCAGACCATCTCCGCGGACGTGCGCAAGCTCCGCGAGGGGCAGCCCTTCGCCGGGATCGCCCGGTACCAGCTGCTTTATCCGGACCACGCCGACACGCTGTTCGATCACGTCCCGCAGCCCGCGTTCGTCTGCTTCGACGAAACGGCTCGCATCCTCGAGCGCGCCGACGTGCTCGAGAAGGAGTTCCGCGAATGGCTGTCGGGGGCCATCATGCGGGGCGAAGTGCTGTCGGGCACCGTCGAGGCGGTGGATTACGAGGCGAAGTTTCAGGAACTGAACCGGCCGAAGGTCCACTTCGCGACGTTCGCCCACACGCGGGGCGCGCAGCGCTACCAGCAGGTACTCAACATCTCGGCGCGCAGCATGCAGAACTTCCACGGCCAGATGAACGTGCTGAAGCAGGAGCTCGCGCGCTGGGAGAAGGCGCAGACGCAGGTGGTGTTCGCGGCCGCGACCAAGGAGCGGGCGGATCACCTCGCGCGCGTCCTGGAGGACTACCGCATCCAGGCGGACCAGGTCGAGCTGTTCACGCCGGGGTCGAAGGTGCCGCAGATTGTCGTGGCCAACCTGTCGAGCGGGTTCGAGTTGCCCATGCACCGCGTGGCCGTGATCGTCGAGACCGAGGTGTTCACGGCGAAGCGGAAGCATCGCCAGACGCGCGCGCAGGTCTCCGACGCGGAGCGCATCAAGAGCTACCAGGAGCTGAACGTCGGCGACTACGTGGTGCACGTCAATCACGGCATTGGGCGGTACATGGGCATCAAGACGCTCGAGGTGGATGGGCGGCGCAACGACTACCTGTACCTGAGCTACGCGGGGGGCGACAGCCTGTACGTGCCGGTGGACCAGATCGACCAGATCCAGCGGTACATTGGCTCGGGCGAGAAGGAGCCGAAGCTGCACAGCCTCGGCTCGAGCGAGTGGCAGAAGACGAAGAACCGCGTGAAGAAGTCGGTGCGCGACATCGCGGGCGACCTGCTGAAGCTGTACGCCAAGCGCGAGGCGACGCCGGGACACGCGTTTTCGCCCGACACGCCGTGGCAGGCGGACTTCGAGAACATGTTCCCGTACGAGGAGACGCCGGATCAGCTGCGCGCCATCGCGGAGATCAAGCGGGATATGGAGAAGCCGCGGCCGATGGATCGGCTGTTGTGCGGCGACGTGGGCTATGGCAAGACGGAGGTGGCGATGCGGGCGGCGTTTAAGGCGGTCATGGACGGGAAACAGGTGGCCGTGCTGGTGCCGACCACGGTGCTGGCGCAGCAGCACTACGAGACGTTCAAGGAGCGGTTCGCCGGCTTCCCGGTGAAGATTGAGATGTTGAGCCGCTTTCGCACGCGCAAGGAGACCCAGGAGGTCCTGAAGGGTCTGAAAGAAGGCACCATCGACATCGTGATTGGGACGCACCGGCTTCTGCAGAACTCGATTCAGTTCAAGGACCTCGGCCTTCTCATCGTCGACGAGGAGCAGCGGTTTGGGGTGACTCACAAGGAAAAGCTGAAGCAGCTGCGCGCGAACGTGGACTGCTTGACGCTCACCGCGACGCCCATTCCGCGCACGCTCCACATGTCGATGCTTGGCGTGCGCGATTTGTCCATCATCGAGACGCCGCCCGAGAACCGCTTCCCGGTGCAGACGTACGTGGTCGAGTACAACGAGGGGCTGGTCAAGGAGGCGCTGGAGCGCGAGCTGGCGCGGGGCGGGCAGGTCTACTTCGTCTACAACGACGTGCAGACCATTCACCGCATGGCGGAGCGCGTGCAGTCGCTTGTGCCCGACGCGCGTGTCGGCGTGGCCCACGGGCAGATGGCGGAGGCGGAGCTCGAGCGCGTCATGCTCGACTTCCTCGAGGGCGAGTTCGACGTCCTCGTGACCACCACCATCATCGAGACGGGGCTCGACATCCCGAACGTGAACACCTTGATTGTCTACGACGCCGACAAGTTCGGGCTGTCCCAGCTGTATCAGCTGCGCGGCCGCGTGGGCCGGTCCAACCGGATTGCGTACGCATATTTCACCTATCAGCCGGCCAAGGTGCTGTCCGAGGTCGCCGAAAAGCGCCTGGCCGCCATCAAGGAGTTCACCGAGCTTGGCTCTGGCTTCAAGATCGCCATGCGCGATTTGTCCATCCGCGGCGCCGGCAACCTGCTCGGGGCCGAGCAGCACGGCTTCATCAACTCGGTGGGCTTCGACATGTACACGGAGCTCTTGCAGCAGGCCATCCGCGAGCTGCGAGGCGAACAGCTCGAAAAGCCCGCCGAGCCGACCATCGACGTGCCCGTGGAAGCCTACATCCCGGACACGTATATCTCCGATCCGTCGCAGAAGGTGGCCATGTACAAGCGGTTCCGGGCCATTCAGGCGGTCTCGGAGGCGGACGACCTCGAGGAAGAGCTCGTCGATCGCTACGGCGATCCGCCGCAGGAAGTGCGCAACCTCCTGGACGTGACAAGGCTGAAGAGCCTCGCCATGCAGGCGCACGCCGATCACATCGCGACGCAGGGCGCGGACACGACGTTGCGCTTCCCGAACGAGCCGCACGCGCCTGTGGACTATCCGAAACTCCTGTCGATGGCGGTCAAGCACAAGGCGCAGGTCACCTCGCGGCCCAACGGCATGGTCTTTGTGGCGTTCCGCACGAAGGGCGTGGCGGGGGACGAAATTGTCCGGCGGCTCATCGCCTTCTTGTCCGACTACCTGGCGATGGTGCGGCAGGCAAAGAAACAGGAAGAGGTGGCGGGCGTCTGA
- the spoVT gene encoding stage V sporulation protein T → MKATGIVRRIDDLGRVVIPKEIRRTLRIREGDPLEIFVDRDGEVILKKYSPIGELGDFAKEYADSLAENTGHIAMIADRDVIIAVSGAPKKEFLDKPVSEDIEQAMEERKTVHNSAAGEYAIVRDRPERFGARVIAPIIAAGDPIGAVILATRDESVRMGETEVKLAETAAGFLGKQMEQ, encoded by the coding sequence TTGAAAGCCACAGGCATCGTGCGGAGAATTGATGATCTCGGTCGGGTCGTGATTCCGAAGGAAATTCGACGGACGTTGCGCATTCGCGAAGGCGATCCCTTGGAGATATTTGTGGACCGCGACGGCGAGGTCATCCTGAAGAAGTACTCGCCCATCGGAGAGCTCGGGGATTTTGCGAAGGAGTACGCGGATTCGCTCGCTGAAAACACGGGGCACATCGCGATGATCGCGGATCGAGACGTGATTATCGCCGTCTCAGGGGCGCCCAAAAAGGAATTTTTGGACAAGCCCGTGAGCGAAGACATTGAGCAGGCGATGGAAGAGCGGAAAACGGTGCACAATTCGGCGGCGGGGGAGTACGCCATCGTGCGGGATCGCCCGGAGCGGTTCGGCGCGCGCGTCATCGCACCCATCATCGCAGCGGGCGACCCGATTGGCGCGGTCATCCTCGCCACCCGCGACGAGAGCGTGCGGATGGGGGAGACCGAGGTCAAGTTGGCGGAGACTGCCGCCGGTTTTTTGGGTAAGCAAATGGAGCAGTGA
- the yabN gene encoding bifunctional methyltransferase/pyrophosphohydrolase YabN, translated as MGTLHIVGLGPGDPDSIPLGSYEMMRRGFPVVLRTREHPAVKRLEEAHVPFESCDDLYQTSDTFDAVYEAIVARLIHLAEHHPHVVYAVPGHPLVAERAVQMLLAQPHPGVEVELGPGQSFLDLAVASLGIDPIEGLLLLDGLALRQDQLNPRLHTFIAQVYDRDVASDVKLTLMQLYPDEYEVVIVRAAGVRGEERIERVPLYEIDRLPWLNHLTTLYVPPASEAAVLYRDLHEAPRIVEVLRGPNGCPWDRKQTHASLRKYVIEEAYEVADAIDAGDPDHLAEELGDLLLQILLHARIAEEAGEFALRDVFAGLAAKLVRRHPHVFGEEVAETPDDVRGIWEQVKQDERRNEEREESALSGVKFAGPALGVAQEVQKAAAKVGFDWSNEDDVWQKVKEEMNELDMERRREPRDGAKLAAEAGDLLFAVVNLCRFLKLDAESVLAQATRRFARRFRYVEERLRSDGGSWETASPEALDAYWNEAKIAFSPSN; from the coding sequence TTGGGCACGTTGCACATTGTCGGACTGGGCCCCGGAGACCCAGACAGCATCCCGCTCGGCTCGTACGAGATGATGCGGCGCGGCTTTCCCGTCGTGCTTCGCACGCGCGAGCATCCGGCCGTCAAGAGGCTCGAGGAAGCCCATGTTCCCTTCGAGTCGTGCGATGACCTCTACCAGACGAGCGACACGTTCGACGCCGTGTACGAGGCCATCGTGGCGCGCCTCATCCATCTCGCCGAGCATCACCCGCACGTCGTGTACGCGGTGCCCGGCCATCCGCTCGTCGCCGAGCGCGCCGTGCAGATGCTCTTGGCCCAGCCTCATCCCGGCGTGGAGGTCGAGCTTGGTCCCGGGCAGAGCTTTCTCGATCTCGCCGTGGCAAGCCTCGGCATCGACCCGATTGAAGGGCTTTTGTTGCTCGACGGCCTCGCGCTCCGGCAGGACCAGCTGAATCCGCGCCTGCACACGTTCATCGCTCAGGTGTACGATCGCGACGTGGCGAGCGACGTCAAGCTGACCCTGATGCAACTGTATCCGGACGAATACGAGGTCGTGATCGTGCGCGCGGCCGGCGTGCGCGGCGAGGAGCGGATCGAGCGCGTGCCGCTGTACGAGATCGACCGGCTGCCCTGGCTCAATCACCTGACGACGCTGTATGTGCCGCCGGCGAGCGAGGCTGCCGTGCTCTATCGGGATTTGCACGAGGCGCCGCGGATTGTCGAGGTGCTGCGCGGGCCAAACGGTTGCCCGTGGGACCGCAAGCAGACGCACGCGTCGCTGCGCAAGTACGTCATCGAGGAGGCGTACGAGGTGGCGGACGCCATCGACGCGGGCGATCCCGACCATCTGGCCGAGGAGCTGGGCGACCTTTTGCTGCAGATCCTCCTTCACGCGCGGATCGCCGAGGAGGCGGGCGAGTTCGCGCTGCGCGACGTGTTCGCGGGGCTCGCCGCGAAGCTCGTCCGGCGCCACCCGCACGTGTTTGGCGAAGAGGTGGCCGAGACACCGGACGACGTGCGCGGCATTTGGGAGCAGGTAAAACAGGATGAGCGTAGAAATGAAGAGCGTGAAGAGAGCGCCCTGTCCGGCGTGAAATTCGCCGGGCCAGCGCTCGGCGTGGCACAGGAGGTGCAGAAGGCCGCCGCCAAGGTGGGCTTTGATTGGTCCAACGAGGATGATGTATGGCAAAAGGTCAAAGAGGAAATGAATGAACTTGACATGGAGCGGCGCCGCGAGCCGCGGGATGGCGCCAAACTCGCCGCGGAAGCCGGAGACCTCCTGTTTGCCGTCGTCAATCTCTGCCGGTTCCTGAAGCTCGACGCCGAGTCCGTGTTGGCGCAGGCGACGCGCCGCTTTGCCCGCCGCTTCCGGTACGTGGAGGAACGGCTGCGCTCAGATGGAGGATCATGGGAAACCGCATCTCCAGAAGCGCTCGATGCGTACTGGAATGAGGCAAAAATCGCATTTTCGCCGTCGAACTAG
- a CDS encoding HU family DNA-binding protein, which produces MNKMELINRVAEETGLKKKDAEAAVNKVFEIIEKALANGEKVQIIGFGTFETRSRAARSGRNPQTGEVIEIPASTVPAFKPGNKLKEVTR; this is translated from the coding sequence GTGAACAAGATGGAACTCATCAACCGTGTCGCGGAAGAGACGGGATTGAAGAAGAAGGACGCCGAAGCCGCGGTGAACAAGGTGTTCGAGATCATCGAGAAGGCCCTCGCGAACGGCGAGAAGGTGCAGATCATCGGCTTTGGCACGTTCGAGACGCGCTCTCGCGCCGCGCGCTCCGGGCGCAACCCGCAGACGGGCGAGGTCATCGAGATCCCGGCTTCCACGGTGCCTGCGTTCAAACCGGGCAACAAGCTCAAGGAAGTCACGCGTTAA
- a CDS encoding RNA-binding S4 domain-containing protein, protein MRLDKFLKVSRLIKRRTLAKKICDAGRVTVNGRPGKAATDVAVGDEIVIHYGNKTVTVSVRRLAENPRRDEAASLYEMVRVEPRAGDVDEEFVDDEAETP, encoded by the coding sequence TTGCGACTCGATAAGTTTCTCAAAGTGTCCCGCTTGATCAAACGGCGCACGCTGGCCAAGAAGATCTGCGACGCCGGGCGCGTGACGGTGAACGGCCGTCCCGGCAAGGCCGCGACGGACGTCGCCGTGGGGGACGAGATTGTCATCCACTACGGCAACAAGACCGTGACGGTCTCCGTTCGGCGCCTGGCGGAGAATCCGCGGCGGGACGAAGCAGCTTCTCTCTACGAGATGGTCCGCGTGGAACCGCGCGCGGGCGACGTCGACGAGGAATTCGTCGACGATGAAGCCGAGACACCATAA
- a CDS encoding YabP/YqfC family sporulation protein, with amino-acid sequence MEPAEGHDVRILARREIEVTGVERLEQFDAEAFVLATRAGELCVEGQGLAIKAFDRQAGVIRIEGEIGALTYGDHRRRARWGRIWP; translated from the coding sequence ATGGAACCGGCCGAGGGACACGATGTGCGTATCCTCGCCAGGCGCGAGATCGAGGTGACGGGCGTGGAGCGGCTCGAGCAGTTCGACGCCGAAGCCTTCGTCCTTGCGACGCGCGCCGGTGAGCTGTGCGTGGAGGGGCAGGGCCTTGCCATCAAGGCCTTCGATCGGCAGGCGGGCGTCATCCGCATCGAGGGCGAGATCGGCGCGCTGACGTATGGCGATCACCGCCGCCGGGCGCGCTGGGGGCGGATCTGGCCATGA
- the yabQ gene encoding spore cortex biosynthesis protein YabQ has protein sequence MNTTQNVAYVLWMLAAGAAMGAVFDWYNTIATSLRLLRHLRPLCDLAFWVASAICVYLLTFRTIDGEFRIWTLVLVAAGYGLYRVTLRRRVIRGAFAVVAAIRFVARIVRRTMEVLIVWPLRLAARVALAILGVLYRAGVWLEDVVCRILAVAFAVVSFPVRRYIRRDAAWRKKLAAWQEDLWQRASNWLIQSRGQAR, from the coding sequence ATGAACACGACGCAAAACGTGGCGTACGTCCTGTGGATGCTCGCGGCGGGCGCGGCGATGGGCGCCGTCTTCGACTGGTACAACACCATCGCCACCAGCCTGCGGCTTCTGCGCCATCTGCGGCCGCTTTGCGATCTCGCCTTTTGGGTAGCGTCGGCCATCTGCGTATACCTGCTGACCTTCCGCACGATCGACGGCGAGTTCCGCATCTGGACGCTGGTGCTCGTGGCCGCGGGGTATGGGCTGTACCGCGTGACGCTGAGGCGGCGCGTGATACGCGGCGCCTTCGCCGTGGTCGCGGCCATCCGCTTCGTCGCGAGAATCGTCAGGCGTACGATGGAGGTGCTCATCGTCTGGCCGCTCCGCCTCGCCGCTCGCGTGGCGCTCGCGATTTTGGGCGTCCTGTATCGAGCGGGCGTGTGGCTTGAAGACGTGGTGTGCCGCATCCTTGCGGTGGCCTTCGCCGTCGTCAGCTTTCCCGTGCGCCGCTACATCCGGCGCGACGCCGCTTGGCGAAAAAAACTAGCGGCGTGGCAAGAGGATTTGTGGCAGCGGGCGTCGAATTGGTTGATCCAAAGCCGCGGACAGGCTCGTTGA
- a CDS encoding FtsB family cell division protein: MMSVQREPHRQRRSVPVRIRYVAALAICAWAFFYFWHAERPQLRQLAAENAKLERQLHTLQAEQRTLQAEKQQLNNPAYIEKYATEHQNLVMPNTVPFDLQSPSKSH; encoded by the coding sequence ATGATGAGCGTCCAGCGAGAGCCTCATCGGCAGCGCCGCAGCGTCCCCGTTCGCATCCGATATGTGGCTGCCCTCGCCATTTGCGCATGGGCGTTCTTTTACTTCTGGCATGCGGAACGCCCCCAATTGCGCCAGCTGGCGGCGGAAAACGCCAAGTTGGAGCGCCAGTTGCATACGCTCCAGGCGGAACAGCGCACGTTGCAGGCCGAGAAGCAACAACTGAACAATCCTGCGTACATTGAAAAGTACGCGACGGAACATCAGAATCTCGTGATGCCCAACACCGTGCCGTTTGATCTGCAGTCGCCGTCGAAATCTCACTGA
- a CDS encoding S1 domain-containing RNA-binding protein yields the protein MAIEVGSKLTGKVTGITRFGAFVTLPEGETGLVHISEISDDYVRDVNDYLKVNDEVTVKVLSVSGDGKIALSIRQANESSSGRTHRGGSRGGQRQDRRQGFEQIMNRFLKDSEERLAQLRRSEAKRGGRGGRRG from the coding sequence ATGGCCATTGAGGTCGGGAGCAAACTGACGGGCAAGGTGACGGGAATCACGCGGTTTGGCGCGTTTGTCACGCTGCCCGAGGGCGAAACGGGTTTGGTGCACATCTCCGAAATCTCGGACGACTACGTCCGCGACGTCAACGACTACTTGAAGGTGAACGACGAGGTCACCGTCAAGGTGCTCAGCGTCAGCGGAGATGGTAAGATTGCCCTGTCCATTCGCCAGGCCAACGAGTCGTCGTCTGGCCGCACGCATCGCGGAGGTTCGCGAGGGGGTCAGCGCCAAGACCGGCGCCAGGGATTTGAACAGATCATGAACAGGTTTCTCAAAGACAGCGAGGAGCGCCTGGCGCAGCTCAGGCGAAGTGAGGCCAAGCGCGGCGGCCGCGGCGGCCGGCGCGGCTGA
- the cmpA gene encoding cortex morphogenetic protein CmpA: MPEWLRSQLRRAFLNRDRKAIVMLNEAYYRYRRSEAKAQP; this comes from the coding sequence ATGCCGGAATGGCTTCGGAGTCAACTCAGGAGAGCGTTCCTCAATCGCGATCGCAAGGCCATTGTGATGTTGAACGAAGCGTATTACCGGTATCGCCGGTCGGAGGCGAAAGCGCAGCCGTGA
- a CDS encoding deoxycytidylate deaminase, whose product MEARRERMDWHSFFASQARVMAARSTCTRLQVGCVIVRDKRIIASGYNGSIHGDEHCVDVGCKVVDGHCVRAIHAEQNALLQCARFGIAAEGADLYVTHTPCLTCTKSLIQAGIRRVFYEFAYRPDPYAAELLSKAGVLVEQVRSRLDLLV is encoded by the coding sequence ATGGAGGCGAGACGAGAGCGGATGGACTGGCACAGTTTTTTCGCGTCGCAGGCGCGGGTGATGGCGGCGAGATCGACCTGCACGCGGCTGCAGGTGGGCTGCGTGATTGTGCGGGATAAACGGATCATTGCGAGCGGCTACAACGGCAGCATTCACGGGGACGAGCACTGCGTGGACGTGGGCTGCAAGGTGGTGGACGGCCACTGCGTGCGGGCGATTCACGCGGAGCAAAACGCGCTGTTGCAGTGCGCGCGCTTTGGCATCGCGGCCGAAGGGGCGGACCTGTACGTCACACACACGCCGTGCCTGACGTGCACGAAGAGCCTCATCCAGGCGGGCATCCGCCGGGTGTTCTACGAGTTTGCCTACCGCCCGGATCCGTACGCGGCGGAACTTTTGTCGAAAGCGGGCGTCCTTGTCGAACAAGTGCGAAGCCGCTTGGATCTTTTGGTGTAG